The Rattus norvegicus strain BN/NHsdMcwi chromosome 9, GRCr8, whole genome shotgun sequence genome contains the following window.
tcaaaCATCTGTTTGTAAGCCTACACCTCTCAAACAACTTCTCTTAGGATGTTTTTCTATGCCATTTCCTTATATCTCAGCACAGGCAAGaccttggctttttcctctgtctcacatttttctatatttttcagtttcttcttaCAACTCTCTTGTTCATAGTCCCTTTTTATTTGACCAAGTATGTGCAGTCTGTATAAGGACCATGACATTTCTAGGTAGAAGTATAAGCCCCGGTTTCATGATTATTGATACCTCCAACTCATGTGAGGGAGGCTTCTAAATAAAACAGTGGAGAAAGGCTGGTGCAATGGAACATTTTCCAAATTCTGGATGAATTGCTCTCacacagaaacatttttattttctatacaaCATTGAAATCACTGGTTAGCAGAGTGCAATCTAAAATGTCATAAGCATTCCACTTGACAGAAagtaaaatatccatttttattaGTAACTAGTATAGTTTCGATCACGTATTAGATTTACAATTCATAATTTAAGTTGTATATTTGGGAGTATTTGAGAATTTCTCTACTCTTTTGTATTCTCGCATCACACAGCAAGGCCCAGTGTAACAGAAAACGTATTCATACTCCCAACTGCTACATTCAGACTTGCATTCACCACCAACCAGGAAACATTTGTGTGTTCTTTCTAAAACATCTCTTGTTTTCATCTGAGGAGCTGGAGGGAAACATCAATAATCATTAATCCATGTTTATTTCAGATAGGCAAAGAGAcatatgaatggatggatgggtggatggatggatagattgaTACCCTTATGTGTTGCATAGAATTTCACATTTTGGATATAAAATCATACCTAAGTGACAGTAATAAAAACTTTTCTCCTTCAATTTTAATTACCAGCAATATTTTTCTTTGCTCTTAGCATTTTCCCTTTCAAGCTATGTTCCAAatatttaatttgaatataatctctcaaaagaaaaaaagaccataagaaaaaaaaagctgatcTCTCTTTAGTTGAAATAAGCATCACTCCCACTATCTTATTAATAAAACTAGATTAACAAATATTTAACTTGTCAGTTAATAAATTTAGATTTGAGAGAAAAATAGTATTCCTACTGATAAGGAACAGGTTCATCACATCACTTAACAAAATCACCAGGTCTAAGGCAGCATCTTTGCATTAAAAGATtcaatatttaattatttcttacactcatttcttctttaacaaaacaataaaatgagtTTCCTCATAGGTTATTCATGAAAAGTCTCTTAAGAACAATATATTTCACATAAGGAATTTATGAAAACAATAATCCCTTCACATTCATTCCATATTACAAACATTACCTGAAGGACCACAGGacacagaaaagacaaaaatcagaaaaatgaaaaacaacttCATTGCTGATTGCATTGTTCAGGTGGAATTAGGATAGAGCTCAAAGAGTTTGTGGTTTTGAAAAGAAGAGGACATAGTTTTTATAGCCTTCTCAGTAATTGCAATTCTGATTAATTATGCCTTTCTGGGCTGAGCAAATATGAAAGTATTGTGAAATTGCAAATACCTAAAACAGAGCACTTAGTGCTTTGATGATCTCAGTGACCCAGACATGAATTCATTTTCAGTGAgtcaagagaaaaggaaaaaaaatatttaaagtctcCAATTTCACTACAAGAAGCTAATGCCATTTTATTGTCTGCAATAAACACCAGTGTAGTATATCAACTGGACCCTGTAAACTTCCTTAACTTTTCCCCATATTTGATTAATAGTTGCTAGCTAATGACACACATAAAGATTAAGGCTTTGATTTACAGAAGAAATAAGCAATTAAATATCCTACTGTATCTGGTCAGAATCCTGTAGAGAAGGGTTAAGAAATTTAGGTTCTATTTCTCTATTAACAAAAGTTTCATTTTGTGgattacttttaaagaaaaatggaaaaagtgtGCTGAGAATTGGAACTGGGACTGATGTAGAAAGAAGAACTTCAAATATAGggatttttaaatagaaaagagtATTAGCCTAAAGTATACATAAACTCAAAGTTAAGATAGGTGACGCATGATGCTTTTGCAAATTTGAGTCAGAATTATGGCCACTGAGCTGAGTCAACTTCTTAGCATGAGGCTATAATTTCAGAGGTTGGGAAGCTTAAGAGGAATCCCGAGTTTAAGATCAGTCTGTGTTACATAATTAGAGAGGAGGAGCTCGAAATCAAAAATTGAACTATTTAAACTTCTtactcagaaaaaagaaagcctttGGATGAAGAAGGTTTTTACAGCAGAGAGTGAATTTTAGGGGACTACTGCTGAGCGTGAACCCACAGAGAAAATTCTCTTGAGCTAAGCATAGCTGTTGAAAATACAAGAACAACATGCTGAGAAGAGAGATGGGCAGAACCTATACCAAATGAAATCTGTTCTCTCAAATGCTTAACTTGGATATGACTACATGTCTTCTAGCAAACCCTTGGTTTGATGAACAGATTATGAGTGTCAGGTTCTCATGGATAAATAACAACAAAGGACAAGTATCAGGTCTTTAGAAATTTCAAAGCcatgaagttatttttaatttatgattGCCTTTTACAGTAAAGGAATATTCATGCTTTcaccaacccccccaaaaaaaacccatattACTTCAATTAATAAATTGCCTTTCAAAGTAAACGAATGATGAAAATTGCCAGCGGGACTACCTAAATTAGTGTACTCTGAACTTGGTAGCTTTTAGAATCAATTAGATGACCTGTTAGAGAAAACGTAATGACTACATACACATTATCCCTGCTTACTGGAGTCTCTTCACAAAGTTGGTTCAAACTTTCATCATGAAGCAAATTCCACATTTCTAATCCTTATCACAGTTAAATAATTACCACCCTCGTAGTCTAACATTGCTTTTGTCAAGAATAAGCTTACTGGAGTAATATCTTCCACTTAAACATATCCACTTCCTTTCACTAATATTAAACGATGCCTAGAATTGAGAAAGATGTTTTCTCATCTCCCTATCGTACTCAAATAACTAACTCAACTTCGATTAGGTGAAGCCAACCCCATTGTTGTAATGTAAATGTAAACAGCTTGGCATATATAGAGATATCGTGTTAATGGATTTCTGATTCTGCAGAACTTTTGAAAGGTATATCATCTGTCTGAGCATTGGATTATTAAGAATAAAACTAACTgccttttaaaaacatgaagTTTAACCTAAGGAAGAAAGCAGATAATTCTCTTATATTGGTTCCCTAGAAATTCCTGATGTACATTTTGACTACATCAGAAATACCAGAAGTCTTGTACCAGTGTTTTTTGAGAAACTCTAACCTTTAATATTTCTTCATGATTTATGAGTCGAGGAGCTGAAGACAaagcaaaattacatttttatgtgtgcatgtatattcaACATAATATGTTTATATACTAAAACCAAAAGGAATATCAAAgaatttatgagtgaaaaaaaacaaataacaataccTGGAAACACCTATCAACTCTTTTGGTATTACCTATGGAATTGTCATTGAATAACATCAGTGGAGAATCCCAAATTTTCATCATTCTTCAGGCAATCAAAAATATACATTATGATTGCAAAAAAACTTAAttttgcaaacaaacaaacataacaaaacaaaaaaaaacaaaaaaacattccCACTCCAAAAATTATAACTCATAAAACATCTGATAATATAAATGTAGTGGTTTCCTTACAATATTTTAATTGAGATTTATCTATACATATTTGTAAAGtctatgtgattttttaaaattcatgtacACTTTGAATAAGGATGAATGCAGTGTATTTAGTTGTAAGTGTTAAAATTAAAGTATAGGATACTGAGAACTATCAAATGAGTGCTCACAGTATTTCGGTAGTGGTCGTTAGAAGCATAGAAATAAcgtgttttaaatgttttaacgTGTTTATTACGTGTTTTTAAATTCTACTTAATAGAATCACCTACTTATGAGCACCATTGCATTGTAACCATTTGCTAGACTATGAAGAATGTAGaacttggtttaaaaaaaaaaaaaaactggggagggagagctaaaccttcagagaggcagacaagcctgggaaaccagaagagactgctccctgcacacacatctcggacgccagaggaaaaagccaaagaccatctggaaccctggtgcactgaagctccccgaaggggcggcacaggtctccctggttgctgccgctgcagaaagcccctgggcagcaccccacgagcgaacctgagcctcgggaccacaggtaagaccaaactttctgctgcaagaaagctgcctggtgagcttgggacacggaagcagaatttctctaggaggcacggtctgtgtttaccggaagtcccacacccgcggatcccggcccgcagcagctctctgctcccagacccggtgagagagagacccaaccgcctggtcaggtgggcactcctgaggctgcagagcggaagagaccaccaacactgctcacccctgcccacatccctggcccaagaggaaactgtataaggcctctgggctcccgtgggggagggcccaggagcggcaggacttctgcgcctgagacaccgccgccggaacctgaaagaaacagaccggataaacagttctctgcacccaaatcccgtgggagggagagctaaaccttcagagaggcagacaagcctgggaaaccagaagagactgctccctgcacacacatctcggacgccagaggaaaaagccaaagaccatctggaaccctggtgcactgaagctcccggaaggggcggcacaggtcttcctggttgctgctgctgcagagagcccctgggcagcaccccacgagcgaacctgagcctcgggaccacaggtaagaccaaattttctgctgcaagaaagctgcctggtgaactcaagacacaggcccacaagaacagctgaagacctgtagagaggaaaaactacacgccggaaagcagaacacactgtccccataactgactgaaagagaggaaaacaggtctacagcactcctgacacacaggcttataggtcagtctagccactgtcagaaatagcagaacaaagtaacactagagataatctgatggcgagaggcaagcgcaggaacccaagcaacagaaaccaagactgcatgccatcatcggagcccaattctcccgccaaaacaaacatggaatatccaaacacaccagaaaagcaagatctagtttcaaaatcatatttgatcatgatactggaggacttcaagaaagacatgaacacacttagggaaacacaggaaatcattaataaacaagtagaggcctacagagaggaatggcaaaaatccctgaaagaattccaggaaaacacaatcaaacagatgaaggaattaaaaatggaaatagaagcaatcaagaaagaacacatggaaacaaccctggatatagaaaaccaaaagaagagacaaggagctgtagatacaagcttcaccaacagaatacaagagatggaagagagaatctcaggagcggaagattccatagaaatcattgactcaactgtcaaagataatgtaaagcggaaaaagctactggtccaaaacatacaggaaatccaggactcaatgagaagatcaaacctaaggataataggtatagaagagagtgaagactcccagctcaaaggaccagtaaatatcttcaacaaaatcatagaagaaaacttccctaacctaaaaaaagagatacccataggcatacaagaagcctacagaactccaaatagattggaccagaaaagaaacacctcccgtcacataattgtcaaaacaccaaacgcacaaaataaagaaagaatattaaaagcagtaagggaaaaaggtcaagtaacatataaagggagacctatcagaatcacaccagacttctcgccagaaactatgaaggccagaagatcctggactgatgtcatacagaccctaagagaacacaaatgccagcccaggttactgtatccagcaaaactctcaattaacattgatggagaaaccaagatattccatgacaaaaccaaatttacacaatatctttctacaaatccagcactacaaaggataataaatggtaaagcccaacataaggaggcaagctataccctagaagaagcaagaaactaatcgtcttggcaacaaaacaaagagaatgaaagcacacaaacataacctcacatccaaatatgaatataaagggaaacaataatcactattccttaatatctctcaatatcaatggcctcaactccccaataaaaagacatagattaacaaactggatacgcaacgaggaccctgcattctgctgcctacaggaaacacacctcagagacaaagacagacactacctcagagtgaaaggctggaaaacaactttccaagcaaatggtcagaagaagcaagctggagtagccattctaatatcaaataaaatcaatttccaactaaaagtcatcaaaaaagataaggaaggacacttcatattcatcaaaggaaaaatccaccaagatgaactctcaatcctaaatatctatgcccaaaatacaagggcacctacatacgtaaaagaaaccttactaaagctcaaaacacacattgcacctcacacaataatagtgggagatttcaacaccccactctcatcaatggacagatcatggaaacagaaattaaacagtgatgtcgacagactaagagaagtcatgagccaaatggacttaacggatatttatagaacattctatcctaaagcaaaaggatataccttcttctcagctcctcatggtactttctccaaaattgaccatataattggtcaaaaaacgggcctcaacaggtacagaaagatagaaataatcccatgcgtgctatcggaccaccacggcctaaaactggtcttcaataacaataagggaagaatgcccacatatacgtggaaattgaacaatgctctactcaatgataacctggtcaaggaagaaataaagaaagaaattaaaaacttcttagaatttaatgaaaatgaagatacaacatactcaaacttatgggacacaatgaaagctgtgctaagaggaaaactcatagcgctgagtgcctgcagaaagaaacaggaaagagcatatgtcagcagcttgacagcacacctaaaagctctagaacaaaaagaagcaaatacacccaggaggagtagaaggcaggaaataatcaaactcagagctgaaatcaaccaagtagaaacaaaaaggaccatagaaagaatcaacaggaccaaaagttggttctttgagaaaatcaacaagatagataaacccttagccagactaacgagaggacacagagagtgcgtccaaattaacaaaatcagaaatgaaaagggagacataactacagattcagaggaaattcaaaaaatcatcagatcttactataaaaacctatattcaacaaaatttgaaaatcttcaggaaatggactatttcctagacagataccaggtatcaaagttaaatcaggaacagataaaccagttaaacaaccccataactcctaaggaaatagaagcagtcattaaaggtctcccaaccaaaaagagcccaggtccagatgggtttagtgcagaattctatcaaaccttcatagaagacctcataccaatattatccaaactattccacaaaattgaaacagatggagccctaccgaattccttctacgaatctacaattactcttatacctaaaccacacaaagacacaacaaagaaagagaacttcagaccaatttcccttatgaatatcgacgcaaaaatactcaataaaattctggcaaaccgaattcaagagcacatcaaaacaatcatccaccatgatcaagtaggcttcatcccaggcatgcagggatggtttaatatacggaaaaccatcaacgtgatccattatataaacaaactgaaagaacagaaccacatgatcatttcattagatgctgagaaagcatttgacaaaattcaacaccccttcatgataaaagtcctggaaagaataggaattcaaggcccatacctaaacatagtaaaagccatatacagcaaaccagttgctaacattaaactaaatggagagaaacttgaagcaatcccactaaaatcagggactagacaaggctgcccactctctccctacttattcaatatagttcttgaagttctagccagagcaatcagacaacaaaaggagatcaaagggatacagatcggaaaagaagaggtcaaaatatcactatttgcagatgacatgatagtatatttaagtgatcccaaaagttccaccagagaactactaaagctgataaacaacttcagcaaagtggctgggtataaaattaactcaaataaatcagttgccttcctctatacaaaagagaaacaagccgagaaagaaattagggaaacga
Protein-coding sequences here:
- the Defb18 gene encoding beta-defensin 18 precursor; translation: MQSAMKLFFIFLIFVFSVSCGPSAPQMKTRDVLERTHKCFLVGGECKSECSSWEYEYVFCYTGPCCVMREYKRVEKFSNTPKYTT